In the Sandaracinus amylolyticus genome, CGCGAGCTCGCGCGTCGGCTCGATGCGCTCCCCGACCTCGCCGTCGCGCCGGCTCCACAGCGTCGCGTTGCGCCCGGTGCGCGCGATCGCGCGCGCGAGCCCGACGCCGAAGCCGCCTCCTCCGATCACTCCGATGGGCGTGCTCATCGTGTCCCTCCTCAGCCCAAACGAGCGATCTCTCGCGCCGCCGCGAGATCGCCTTCGCCCGCCACGCGCTCCGCGTAGGGCACGAGACGGTTCTGGTAGTAGAGCAACATCGTCGGATCCTCGGCGGTGATCTGCCCGTCGTGCTCGATGACGATCGTGCGCCGGTGGTAGCCGTTCCACGCCGAGAACACGCGATCGATCAGCGTCGTCGCGTCCCCGCGATCCGCGAGCTCGCTGAGGTGCACCTCGCCGCGCGACGCGAGATCGCGCAGCCGCTCGCGCATCTGTCCGACCTCGCGCGCGAGGTCGTCGCGCCGCACCGTGACCTCGCCGCGATGACGCAGGCGCCCGAAGAGATCGACGCCCGGGGTCGCGCGCACGAGGCGCCGGAACAGCGCGTGCGCGACGATCTGCGTCGACATCAGCACCGTGTCGCGCTCGTACTCGCCGACCAGCACCTGCCCCATCTCGCGCGTGTACTCGGCGTCGCGCCGCGGCTCGATCGTGGGCACGCCGCGGAACTGCACGTAGGTGCCGGGATCGATCACGCGACCGTCGGGCGTGAGCGAGCCACCGTCGTCGTCGACCCGGTTGCCGAAGGGATCGAGCGGACGGCCGAAGCGGATCACGCACGCGCTCTCCATCTGCGCGACGCGCCGGAAGAACGCGAGCCAGCGATCGAGCTGCGAGAACTCGTCGTCCTCGATGATGTAGCGCGCCTTGCCCGCTTCCTTGAGCCAGTCCTCGACGAGCGTCTCGGCCTCGAGGACGAGGCCGTAGTTGATCGTCGTCGGCACGAAGAACACGGGGCGCGCGATGCCGCGCACGCGGTTGCGCGAGAACGCCTCGATCGCGGTGCCCGCGAGGCCGAGCTTCAGCTTGCGCTCGAGCATCCCGGAGCGACTGCGGGTGCCGCCCGGGAAGAAGAGCGAGTGGTAGCCGCGCTCGATCATCACGCACGAGTACGTCTTCAGCACGTCCTTGTAGAGCGCGGCGCGGATCCGACGATCCACGCGATACGCGCCGAGGTTGTGCATGAAGAAGCTGATGATCGGGTTCGTGAAGAGGTTCTTGCCCGCGCCGTACACGACGGGCGGCAGGCCCTCGCGCATGAGCGCGTAGCCGAGCGCGATCGAGTCGAGGTTCGACGAGTGGGTCGGGACGAAGACGAGCGTCCCGCGCTTCGCGAGGTGCTTGAGGTGCTCGATGTTGCCCTCGGTCCGCAGCATCTCGTCGACGACGTGCGTGCCGCTCGCCATCGTCATGAGGTCCTCGGGCAGCGCCGAGGGCTTCATCACGCCGGTGAGCAGCGGCGGCACCGCGCGCGTGGCGAACTGATAGACGCGCGGATCGAAGTTGCCCGCGATGTCCCACGACATCCGCTCGCAGATGAGCCGGAGCGTCTCCTTCTTCTCGCTCTCGCTCATGCGGCCGACCCGACGCATCGTCTGGCGCCAGAAGCCGAGCGAGTCGCGCGCCTCGTCGTCGCGCTGCGACTCGAGGCGCTTTACCTCTTCGTGCGCGACCTCGTTGAGCACGTACTCGAGCGGGCGCTGCTCGTGCACGTGGCGCTCGACGCAGCGGCGCGTGACCTCGCGGATGATGTCGTCGCGCTCGCTGTTGAACCAGAAGATCGTCGGATCGTCTGGCGCGGGGACGTAGGGCGTGAGGCGTGGAAGCCGGATCGGCCGCGTCAGAAGGTGCTTCACCGTGCGCACGGGGCTCTTCGCCACGACGTCGATTCCTCCCCTCGTCGCGCCCGGGGGGTGAGGGGCGCGGACGGCGCATCATACGCGACCGCTCAGCGTCGTGTGATGCCGGCGAGCGCGAGGTGCGGCGCGACCAGCGAGACGCGAACATCACGCCGCCGCGCGACGATCGCGAGCGGCAGCGCCGCGAGCACGATCCACGGCGCGACGATCGGCAGGAGCACGATCGTGAGCACCGCGCGCAGCGGACGAGGAGGATCGATCGCGAGACGCGCGACCCGCATGCCGGGCGATGCGCCGCGGGCGAGCAGCGCGATCGGGAGCGCCAGCGCGATCGCCGGGAGGATTCGCGCGAGCGCGTCGGCGATCGCGAGCGAGGCGATCGATCCCGGCACGACGATCGCGATCGCGATCAGCACGCCGAGCACCAGCACGTCGGCGACGCTCGCGAGCAAGAGACGCGACGACGTCCCGCGCCGCGCGTCGCCGGTCCCGCCTGCGAGCGATGCCGCGATCACGATCGCGACGGCCGCGATCTCGGACGCGCGTCGGGTGTGACCGCGGCGCGCCTCGACCTCCACGTACGCCGCGTCGCTGCGCGCCGCGTCGTACTGCGCGCTGCCCAGCCTCGCCCGCTCCGCGCTCCACACCGCGCGCGCCGACTCGTAGGACGCGACCTCGATCCCGACCGCGACGGTCGCGATCAGCGCCGCGCCGATCGCGATCGCCCGCGCGATCTCAGACGCTGCAGGAGTCGATCGCACAGCGTGCACCCCGCGAGCGGGCCGAGGACCCGCGCGCAGCTCGGGGGTCGACAGGGGGGCGCGCAGCCCCCAGGGGAAGCTCAGCGCGACGGCTCATCGAGCAGCGCGAGCAGGTCCTTGTGGAAGAGCCCGTTCGACGCCACCGCGCCCCCGCCGAAGATCGTCGGCTGCCCGTCGAAGCTCGTCAGCACGCCGCCCGCTTCGTGCACCAGCACCGACGCCGCGCAGATGTCCCAGGGCATCACCGCGGGATCGATCATCGCGTCGACCTGACCGCGCAGGAGCCGGCGGTATCCGTCGAAATCACCGAAGCCGCGCTGCGACTCGGTGCGCTCTCCGAGGCGCTGCAGCGCGGGCACCATCGCGGCGCCGGTGAACTGCTGCAGTGTGCCGTGCGAGATCGTCGCGTCCTCGAGCTTGCCCACGCGCGAGACCGCGAGCGGGCGCCCATTGCCCCACGCGCCATCGCCCCGCACTGCCCAGAAGAGATCCTCCGCGGCCGGCATGTACGCGATCCCGAGCACCGGATGCCCGTCCGCGAGCAGGCCGAGCAGCACCGACCAGGTCTCGGTGCCGCGCACGAACGCGCGCGTGCCATCGATCGGATCGAGCACCCAGCGCATGCCCGCGGTCTCGGGGCCGCTCTCGCCGGTCTCCTCGCCGAGGAACGCGGTGTCGGGATAACGGCGCCGGAGGAACCCGGAGAGGCGCTCTTCGACCGCGCGATCGGCCTCGGTCACCGGGGATCGATCGGGCTTGCGCTCGACGCGCGTGCGATCGGTCCAGCGGATCATCCCCGCTTCGTACATCCGCCGCGCCGCGTCGCCGGCGACGAGCACCTCGTCGATCAGCTCGGCGAGCGCGCGCCGTCCGCCGATGCGATCGAGATCGAATCCCCCCTTGCTCATGGTGGACGGAATCGCACGTGGGCCCCGCGTCGCGCAACCCTCCGCGCGACGGCGATCAGCGCTGGACCATCGCGGGCACGACGCGCGGCGCGTGCGCGCGAGCGAGCGATCCGAATCCGTCGATGCGCGCGTGGGCCCGCCATCGCGCGTAGTGCACGAGGCGCACGCGACCGCCCGCGTTGCCCTCGATCGTGTGCAGCGTCTCGCCGTCGACGCGCTGCACGATCGCGCTGTGGCCCCACGTCGGCGTGGAGATGCGCACGTAGTCGCCGGGCTGCGGCACGAACGTGCGCCACTCGTGATCGGCGCGCGAGACGTAGGCGCTGCGGCGATCGAACCAACGCCGGATCGACGTGTTCGTCGGCAGCAGCCACCCGCCGCGGCTCCCGCCGGTGAAGGGCACGCCCGCCGCGCGATAGACCCACGACACGAAGTCGCTGCACCACAGCGCGCCCTCGCGTACGTGCGACGCGAGCGCGCCGGGCTCACCGCGCCGCGCACGACCGACGCTCGCGAGAGCGTGATCGACCTCGCCGAGCGCGATCTCGACGGCGCGCACCGCGCTCGACGGCGACCACGCCGGCGCGCGGCGACGTGTCCTCACGCACTCGAGCCCGACCGCGTCGAACCCCTCGTCGCACGCACAGAACGCCTCGCCCTGCTCCGAGGTGCAGAGCCCGTGCAGGCTGCACGTCACGCCCACACACGGCGCCTGGGCGCGCGCGGTGCTCGGGAGCATCACGAGCACCAGGACGAGCGCGGCGCGGGACGTCACGAGGGGTCGGACGTACGAGCGGCGCGATCGATTTCCGCGCCGGCTCGCGATGGGCGCTTCAGGTGGTCGGGGACCGGCGCTCGAAGCGATCGCCGAGGCGCTTCGCGAGCGCGCGAGAGAGGCGATTGAACGCGCTCTGGGAGTCCTCCGCGCCGCCGAGCGCCGTGGCGTCGATCGTGCGCCCTTCGGGGAGCTGCAGCACCGCGCGGTGATTCCATCCGCCGCGACTCGCCGGCGTGCGGGTGTGCACCTCGCGCGCTTGGGTGAGCGAGGCCAGCGGGATCTCCCAGTCGAGCTTCTCCGCGAGACGCGCACCGAGCAGCACGCGCGTGCGACGGAGCCGCATCCCGTGCTCGTCGAGCTCGACGCGCACCTCCTCGCTGAACACGTAGTAGACGAGCGCGAAGAGCACGAGCGCGAGGGCCACCGGAATCGCGGCGAAGAGCAGGCCGCGCTCCGCGAGCGTGAGCACCGCGCTCAAAGCCGGGAGACCGATGAAGAGCGTCGCGCACCCGATGGCGGCGCGGCCCTCGGGCGGACGCACGAAGTGCTGCGCGTCGCTCACGTCACTCACCGATCGTCGGCGTCTCGCCCGCGAGCGCCTCGAGCACGAAGCGCGTCGCGTCGGCGCGACCTTCCTCGCTGCGCGTCGACACGAAGTGCCCGTCCACGCCCTCCGGCGGCGCGTACTGCCGCAGCCCGACGGTGCGCGTCGTGCCGCCCACGGTGACGTTGCCGCTCAGCGGCGCGGCGATCGTCGGCAGCCCGATCGCGACGCGCTCCGGGAGCACCAGCGGGAGCGCCGCGCTGCGCGCGAACGCGCTCATCGTGCGCTCCGGCGAGTACGAGTCGCCGAGCCCGTAGGTCATGAAGATCTCGCGCCCGGTGTCGCCCTCGAACGGCTCGCGCCACATGCGGCGACCGAGGTTCACGGGATCGACGCGCTCGTAGAACGCCTGCACGAGCGCGAGGGCAGGGTGGTAGTCGCCCACCGCGAGGTTCCCCGCACCGTCGGGATCGAGCAGCGCGATCGGCACGATGCGCGCGATGTTCACCGGCTCGGTCTTCGTCAGCAGCGACTCGGTGAGATCGCCCCCGAGCCCGCTGAAGAGCACCGCGCGCACGCCGGGCTCCCACGGCGTCATCAGCGACGCGTGGGTCGCGCCCTGGCTGTGGCCCCACATCACGATGCGCGACCCGTCGAAGTCGATCGACGCGTCCGAGTGGCCCTCGGCGAAGCGCACCAGCGCCATGAGATCGGACGCGCCCTGGAACCACACGTCGCGCGCCGCGCGCGGGTTCGTGAAATTGAACACGAGGCTCTCGGGATCGCGCGTCGATCCACCACGACGCGATCCGTGCTGCGGCATGTCGATCGCGATCATCGCCGCGCCCGCGCTCGCCCACGTCTCGGCGAGCGAGCCCACCGATCCCGTGAAGCTCCCGCCGGTGCCGTGCGCGGTGATCACGACCGGATATCCGTCCACCGGACGCGCCGCGGTCGGGATCGTCATCACCATGCAGACCGGCTCTTCGCGCACGACGCTCGCGCTGCCGTCGCTCGTGAGCACGATGCCTCCGCCGTCCTCGGGCGTCTCGTAGGGCGCGGTGCCCGATTGGAAGATCGGCAGCGTGATGCGCGCGTGGATCTCGGTGAACGCCGGGTTCGGCGCGCCGCATCGACGCTGATCGGTCCCGTCGTCGCACGGCGAGGTCACGCCCTCGCCGCATGTCGTCACGTCGCTCAGCGCCGGCACGGGACGCGCGCGGATCGTCTCGCGCAGCGCGGGCACGACGTTCTCGACGGTCTGCGTGGTGAACACCGCCGCGTTCAGGATCGTGCTCGCGTCGATCGCGCCCGACGCGGCGAACGCGCGCAGCGGCGCATAGGCATCCCACGCGTGCGTCAGCGCGGCATCGCTCGGCGCGGTGTCGCTCATCACCGCGTCGAAGTCCTCGTCGCGCTCGAACGCGGGCCCGCCCTCCGCGGCGGTGATGCCGCGCGTCAGGATCATCGCGTAGGTCGTGCCGGGGCGAAGCGGATCGCCGTGGCCCGATCGGAACGCGACCCAGTCGGGGCAGATGTACCGCGTGATCGGCCCGAACGTCGTGATCCACGCGAGCCCGCGAGCCTGTCCGTAGGTCGGCGAGCCCGGCGTGATGTCGAGCCAGCGCACGTGATCGCCGATCGACGCGCCGTCGTAGCCGCGCGAGAACCGGAAGTAGATCACCGGGTTCGTCGCGAAGCCGTCGAGGTCCTCCTCGATCGCGTCGATGTGGCGGCCGAGCACGTCGACGGGCAGCGCGGTGCCCGGCGTCGGATGCCCGCTCAGATCGATGTGCCCGTCGCGACGACGCACGTCGTTGGGGAAGGGCAGGCGATGGAAGTCGCCGTCGTCCGCGGTGCCGCGCGGCACGCGGAAGTACGAGGTCGGCGTGCCCTCGTCGGTCTGGCACTGCACGCCGGGCCAATACGGGATGCTCGGGATCTCGCCGCCCACGCCGCCGTCCCCGGTGATCGCGGGCGGGCTCTGACACGAGCGCGTGCCGGCGAGATCGAGACAGGAGAGGCCCGCGAGGCAGTCGCTCGAGGACCCGCACGTGTCGTTCAGATCGCCCGAGCCCGAAGGACGACAGCGCCCGCCGAAGCCCTCGATCGTGCACACGAGGCCGTGCGCGCACTCGCTCGTCGACCCGCAGTCCGTGCCGTCTTCGCCGGTGCCCGCGGGCGCGCAGAGGCGACGTGCATCGCAGTAGAGCGCGGGCCCGCAGTCGCCGGTGAGCGTGCAGACCGCGCCCTCGACGCCGAGCCCGCTCGGCTCGCAGGTGCTGCCCTCGCCGCAGACCAACCCGGTGCGGCACTCGACGCCGGTGGTGCAGGGATCGCCGACACCGGCATCGCCCGGCCCTGGCCCGCCGTCGGGTCGATCGCCTTGGTCGAAGAGCTCGCATCCGCTCACCGCGAGCACGACGAGGACAGCGAGCGAAGCGCGCGAGCGGAGCATGGGCGTTCTCCTTCGAGAAAGGAAAGATCCGCCCCGAGGATATACGGAACCGCGCGCCGGAAGAACGGCGTGCAGAGGCGGCATCCCATCTCGCGATCGCGACGATCACGGCGGTCGCGCCGTGATCGTCCTTCCGCGCGATCAGCGCACGCAGATCCCGATGCAGTCCGCGCCGCCGTGCTCGGGGTCGCAGTCGTCGCTCGGGTCGTCGACGCAGCGCTCGCCCGCGTCGCACTCGAGGCCGGCGAACCCGCCGCACCACCGGCGCGGCGGCGGCTCGCTCGCGCGCTCGCACACGCCGATGCAGTCCGCGCCGCCGTGCTCGGGGTCGCAGTCGTCGCTGGGATCGTCGACGCACTCGTAGCCCTCGGGGCACGCGAATCCCGCGAAGCCGCCGCACGCCGCGCTCGGCGCGGTCTCGCAGAGCCCGATGCAGTCCGCGCCGCCGTGCTCGGGATCGCAGTCGTCGCTGGGATCGTCGACGCAGGTCTGACCCTCGGGGCACGCGAGCCCCGCGAAGCCGCCGCACTGCGCGGGCGACGTGGTCTCGCAGATGCCGATGCAGTCCGCGCCGCCGTGCTCGGGATCGCAGTCGTCGCTGGGATCGTCGAGGCAGACGTGGCCCTCGGGGCACGGCAGGCCCGCGAAACCGCCGCACGCCTGAGGCTCGGTCGCGGGATCGGGACTGCAGACGTTCGGGCATTCGCCGAAGTACGTCGTCGGGTTGCAGATGTCGCGCACGTCGTCGGTGCAGATGAATCCGTCCGGGCACTCGAGACCGGTCGAGCCACCGCACTGCGAGGGGCCCCACGAGATCGCCCGACAGAAACCGCCGCAGTCCGCGCCGCCGTGCTCGGGGTCGCAGTCGTCGCTGGGATCGTCGACGCACTCCTCACCGGCATCGCACGGTGTGCCCGCGAGCCCACCGCACCGATCGAGCCCGCAGTCGGAGTCCGGACCCGCGCAGTACGCGTCACACGTACCGTCTCCGTACCACCCGCCGGCGTCGCAGAGATCGCATGTCGCGCCGAGCCCGAGTCGCGCGCAGAGCACGCGCGTGCGCGCCGGGTCGCCGTGGGCCTGCGCCGCCTCGTCCTTCTGGAGCGACGCATCGCCCGCCCCGGCGGTGCTGCCGCAACCGATCGCACCGAGCGCTGCGATCGCGAGTCCGAACCGAAGATGCCAAGAGCTCATGTATCCCTCTCTGATCCGGTGTCGCTCGACCCCCGAGCGACACGACGCCCGCTCGCGACGGCCTAGCTCGGCCGCGCGTTCGTCGATCCATCGATCTGGCGCGCGCTCAGCGCGCGCTGGAGTGCTCGGGCGAGCCGATTTTGACTTTCTTCAGCGCGCGTTCGCGATCAACGTCACTCCGCGCCGGCCCGTGCGCGGCGCGATCATCTCCACGTCGAGCGCATCGACCTGCAGTGCGCCATCGCTCGTCCGCAGCGAGAGCTCGATCGTCTCCGACGCGCCCTGGTCGAGCGTGCCGCTCGTATCCGTGATCACTTCGAACGGGCCCTCGGGATCACGCAGCGCGATCGGCGCGATCCGGATCGCCTCACCGCACGTGTTCTCGATGCGCAGCGAGGCGTGACCACTTGCTGCGAGCTCGATCGCGTGCGGCGGCTCGAGACGAACACAGTCGTCCAGCGCGCTGCTCGGCTCGGTCAGGCCTTCCATCGTGACGATGCGATCGAGAGGTGCCGAGCGACCAGTCGGCGCCTCGATCCAGAACCGGATGCGACCGCCGTCACGCGCCACGAGCCCCGTGCGCGCGAAGCTGCCGTCGGGCTCGACCTGCACCCGCGTGACCGGGAGGACGTGATCGAGAGGAAGGATCCAGACCTCGCCCTCCGGCGGATCGACCGCGCCCGGTACGCCGGCGATGTCGAACGAGAATTGGACGATTCCGGACATCACGTTCGCGGAGAGATCGCCCGGATCGAGCGCCGCCGGTGGATTCCCCGTATCCGTCGGCGCGCACCCGAGCAAGGCCGCGACGATCACGATCCCCCCGGCTCGCATCACGCGGCCTCCGGCGGTCGGGTCAGCGGGAAGATCTGCACGCCGACGTGCACCACGTGCGTGCCCTCGTCCTCGAGGCTCGCGAGCGTGATCAGCTCCTGACGGAACCGCTTCACGCGCTCGACGATGCGCTCGTATCCCGCAGCGCTCGTGCACAGCGTGATCGCGGAGAGATTGCGCGTCGTGCCCGGCAGGTGATCGAGCGCCTCGCGCGCGCGCTCGAGCATCACGCGGTGATACGACGCGAGGTGCACGCCGCGCGTCGCGTCCTCGGTCTTCACGACCCACTCGGCGGGCGCGAGCGTTCCGTCCTCGTGCCTCGTCAGCAGCGAGAGCGCGACCAGCGTCTCGAGCGCGCTCGCGGCCTGCTCGCGCGTGATCGGCGGCACCATGCGTTCCGCGATCCAGCCGGGCTCGCCGCGGAACCCGGGGAGCATCGCCATCTCGCGGATCGCGGGGATGTACCACTGCGAGTAATACGCGGCGTGGCGCTGATCGAGCGTCTGCGCCTTCCGGTATCCACGGTGCCCGGTAAGCCGCTGGTACGTGTCGGCGCGCTCCGCGGGCGTGCGTGCGTGGTTGAACGCGACGAGGTCGAGGAAGTACGCCGACTCGTCCTCGGGGAGCTTCATCGCGGCCGCGTAGCGCACCGCCATCTCCGGCGTGAGCCTGCGCTGCCCCTCGATGACGAGCTTCAGGTGGTTCGGCGAGCGCAGCCCGGCGCGACGCGAGAAGAGGCGATACGAGAACCCACGCCCCCGCTCCTTCTGCGCGACGTAGTAGTCGCCGAGGAACGCGCGATGATCGAGATAGTCGTAGACGCTGATCTCGGCTGCTTTTCGGCGCGCCACGGGATCAGCATTGCTCGCCGCGGATCGCAGTTCCAGATCGCGCGCTGAAGAAGCGTATGCGGCGCCGGATACACCTCGCGGCGGTGAGTCCGCGAGCCAGCAGGCACCTCAGGGGATCGGCGCGGTCGGCGTGAAGAGCAGCTCGCCGGGATCGCGCGCGATGCCGCCGATGCGCAGCTCGAGCTCGACCGGTGTCGCGCCCATCCGTGCGATCCACGCCCCGCGCTCGACGCGCGTGCCCACCTCGGCCGCGAGCACGCCGACGCCGACGTACGCAGTGACCCATCCGTTGCGATGCAGGAGCACGATCGACGGACCGCGGCCCGGCAGCTCACCCGCGAACACGACGAGCCCGTCGGCGGCCGCACGCACCGCAGCATCGGGCGCACCTGCGAGCTGCATCGGCGCGCGCGACGAGCGGAACGGGCGCGCGGTCGTTCCGTCGCGCACCGGGAAGAGCAGCGTCGAG is a window encoding:
- a CDS encoding CHAP domain-containing protein, whose translation is MTSRAALVLVLVMLPSTARAQAPCVGVTCSLHGLCTSEQGEAFCACDEGFDAVGLECVRTRRRAPAWSPSSAVRAVEIALGEVDHALASVGRARRGEPGALASHVREGALWCSDFVSWVYRAAGVPFTGGSRGGWLLPTNTSIRRWFDRRSAYVSRADHEWRTFVPQPGDYVRISTPTWGHSAIVQRVDGETLHTIEGNAGGRVRLVHYARWRAHARIDGFGSLARAHAPRVVPAMVQR
- a CDS encoding inositol monophosphatase family protein; its protein translation is MSKGGFDLDRIGGRRALAELIDEVLVAGDAARRMYEAGMIRWTDRTRVERKPDRSPVTEADRAVEERLSGFLRRRYPDTAFLGEETGESGPETAGMRWVLDPIDGTRAFVRGTETWSVLLGLLADGHPVLGIAYMPAAEDLFWAVRGDGAWGNGRPLAVSRVGKLEDATISHGTLQQFTGAAMVPALQRLGERTESQRGFGDFDGYRRLLRGQVDAMIDPAVMPWDICAASVLVHEAGGVLTSFDGQPTIFGGGAVASNGLFHKDLLALLDEPSR
- a CDS encoding TIGR02147 family protein yields the protein MARRKAAEISVYDYLDHRAFLGDYYVAQKERGRGFSYRLFSRRAGLRSPNHLKLVIEGQRRLTPEMAVRYAAAMKLPEDESAYFLDLVAFNHARTPAERADTYQRLTGHRGYRKAQTLDQRHAAYYSQWYIPAIREMAMLPGFRGEPGWIAERMVPPITREQAASALETLVALSLLTRHEDGTLAPAEWVVKTEDATRGVHLASYHRVMLERAREALDHLPGTTRNLSAITLCTSAAGYERIVERVKRFRQELITLASLEDEGTHVVHVGVQIFPLTRPPEAA
- a CDS encoding alpha/beta hydrolase family protein, producing the protein MLRSRASLAVLVVLAVSGCELFDQGDRPDGGPGPGDAGVGDPCTTGVECRTGLVCGEGSTCEPSGLGVEGAVCTLTGDCGPALYCDARRLCAPAGTGEDGTDCGSTSECAHGLVCTIEGFGGRCRPSGSGDLNDTCGSSSDCLAGLSCLDLAGTRSCQSPPAITGDGGVGGEIPSIPYWPGVQCQTDEGTPTSYFRVPRGTADDGDFHRLPFPNDVRRRDGHIDLSGHPTPGTALPVDVLGRHIDAIEEDLDGFATNPVIYFRFSRGYDGASIGDHVRWLDITPGSPTYGQARGLAWITTFGPITRYICPDWVAFRSGHGDPLRPGTTYAMILTRGITAAEGGPAFERDEDFDAVMSDTAPSDAALTHAWDAYAPLRAFAASGAIDASTILNAAVFTTQTVENVVPALRETIRARPVPALSDVTTCGEGVTSPCDDGTDQRRCGAPNPAFTEIHARITLPIFQSGTAPYETPEDGGGIVLTSDGSASVVREEPVCMVMTIPTAARPVDGYPVVITAHGTGGSFTGSVGSLAETWASAGAAMIAIDMPQHGSRRGGSTRDPESLVFNFTNPRAARDVWFQGASDLMALVRFAEGHSDASIDFDGSRIVMWGHSQGATHASLMTPWEPGVRAVLFSGLGGDLTESLLTKTEPVNIARIVPIALLDPDGAGNLAVGDYHPALALVQAFYERVDPVNLGRRMWREPFEGDTGREIFMTYGLGDSYSPERTMSAFARSAALPLVLPERVAIGLPTIAAPLSGNVTVGGTTRTVGLRQYAPPEGVDGHFVSTRSEEGRADATRFVLEALAGETPTIGE
- a CDS encoding 1-acyl-sn-glycerol-3-phosphate acyltransferase, with translation MAKSPVRTVKHLLTRPIRLPRLTPYVPAPDDPTIFWFNSERDDIIREVTRRCVERHVHEQRPLEYVLNEVAHEEVKRLESQRDDEARDSLGFWRQTMRRVGRMSESEKKETLRLICERMSWDIAGNFDPRVYQFATRAVPPLLTGVMKPSALPEDLMTMASGTHVVDEMLRTEGNIEHLKHLAKRGTLVFVPTHSSNLDSIALGYALMREGLPPVVYGAGKNLFTNPIISFFMHNLGAYRVDRRIRAALYKDVLKTYSCVMIERGYHSLFFPGGTRSRSGMLERKLKLGLAGTAIEAFSRNRVRGIARPVFFVPTTINYGLVLEAETLVEDWLKEAGKARYIIEDDEFSQLDRWLAFFRRVAQMESACVIRFGRPLDPFGNRVDDDGGSLTPDGRVIDPGTYVQFRGVPTIEPRRDAEYTREMGQVLVGEYERDTVLMSTQIVAHALFRRLVRATPGVDLFGRLRHRGEVTVRRDDLAREVGQMRERLRDLASRGEVHLSELADRGDATTLIDRVFSAWNGYHRRTIVIEHDGQITAEDPTMLLYYQNRLVPYAERVAGEGDLAAAREIARLG